The following are from one region of the Sorghum bicolor cultivar BTx623 chromosome 2, Sorghum_bicolor_NCBIv3, whole genome shotgun sequence genome:
- the LOC110432606 gene encoding rRNA 2'-O-methyltransferase fibrillarin-like — translation MDNDDDDDRSTTTETTTPSFSSFFSSFSSPLLLFLLLLLLSPSLLPSFLFLAPPFFFPAAGVGVVGAGAGWGAPAARARRGRGWQPWPGLAVAGRRRVAGRGRCGGEGAGGGGRGAGARLRRGGVGRAAAGRRGGGLVGAARRGGGRVGAGRRGVGRVGAR, via the coding sequence ATggacaacgacgacgacgatgaccgCAGCACCACGACGGAGACGACCACACCCTCCTTCTCCTCCTTCTTCTCTTCCTTCTCCTCTCCCCTTCTCCTCTTCCTTCTCCTCCTTCTCCTCTCCCCTTCTCTTCTCCCCTCTTTCTTATTCCTTGCTCCTCCCTTCTTCTTCCCTGCTGCCGGCGTAGGGGTAGTAGGGGCCGGGGCAGGATGGGGTGCCCCGGCGGCTAGGGCTCGCCGGGGTAGGGGCTGGCAGCCGTGGCCGGGGCTCGCCGTGGCGGGGCGGCGGCGCGTGGCGGGCCGGGGCCGCTGTGGGGGCGAGGGGGCCGGTGGGGGCGGGCGCGGCGCTGGGGCGCGGCTGCGGCGGGGTGGGGTggggcgcgcggcggcggggcgCCGCGGCGGTGGGCTGGTGGGGGcagcgcggcgcggcggcgggcgcgTGGGGGCGGGCCGGCGCGGCGTCGGGCGCGTGGGGGCGAGGTGA